From a single Amyelois transitella isolate CPQ chromosome 18, ilAmyTran1.1, whole genome shotgun sequence genomic region:
- the LOC106136260 gene encoding BTB/POZ domain-containing protein 6-B isoform X1 yields the protein MKARAVVPCKLSVVIGKIFLRWIFTKTDLVYFVYRLVYYRSIVWYACHLQLRSSMNSSSVDFFESLIDEDGRFSELNCQDPPQVRQRPRHRPMIQAENINNGGELSLSPPHTISQRETGTQVSQCYSGPPSPSGIVSATPSPISSPVPPPGTATLDPNWQATKPTVRERNAAMFNNQLMSDITFRVGSPDHIQVIPAHKYVLATASSVFYAMFYGGLAECKQEIEVPDVEPSAFLTLLKYLYCDEIQLEADTVLSTLYVAKKYIVPHLARACVTYLETSLTAKNACLLLSQSRLFEEPELMQRCWEVIDAQAEMALTSEGFVDIDVSTLESVLARETLNCKEINLFEAALAWAHAECVRREIEPTPTNKRAMLGSAIYLIRFPTMSLEEFANSAAQLGILTPQETIDIFLHFTASTKPQLSYPVKQRAGLKAQICHRFQSCAYRSNQWRYRGRCDSIQFCVDKRIFVVGFGLYGSSNGAADYNVKIELKRQGSILAENNTKFFSDGSSNTFHVYFENPIQIEPEYFYTASAILDGSELSYFGQEGLSEVYMGTVTFQFHCSSESTNGTGVQGGQIPELIYYGPTVNTAMTNSNSSED from the exons TATTGTGTGGTATGCCTGCCATTTGCAACTCCGGTCATCGATGAACAGCAGCAGCGTAGATTTTTTTGAAAGCCTAATTGATGAAGATGGACGTTTCTCTGAGCTCAACTGCCAAGACCCTCCGCAAGTTCGCCAACGACCAAGACACAGACCAATGATTCAAG cggaaaacataaataatggcGGTGAGCTGTCTTTGTCCCCTCCGCACACGATATCCCAACGCGAGACAGGAACTCAGGTCTCTCAGTGTTATAGTGGCCCACCTTCCCCAAGCGGTATAGTGAGTGCCACCCCATCACCAATCTCATCACCTGTTCCGCCACCTGGCACCGCCACGCTAGACCCGAACTGGCAAGCCACAAAGCCCACAGTCAGAGAGCGGAATGCAGCTATGTTCAATAACCAACTTATGTCAGATATTACTTTTAGAGTTGGAAGTCCAG ATCACATTCAAGTTATACCGGCACACAAATATGTATTAGCTACGGCAAGTTCAGTATTCTATGCAATGTTTTACGGAGGGCTGGCAGAGTGCAAGCAAGAAATCGAAGTACCTGATGTGGAGCCATCAGCATTCCTAACACTTTTAAA GTATTTATACTGTGATGAAATACAACTAGAAGCAGATACAGTGCTGTCTACACTGTACGTCGCCAAGAAGTACATTGTGCCGCATTTAGCAAGAGCTTGTGTCACTTACTTAGAGACTAGTCTCACAGCGAAAAATGCATGTCTACTGTTAAGCCAATCACGGCTTTTTGAGGAACCTGAGTTGATGCAGAGATGTTGGGAAGTTATTGACGCCCAG GCTGAGATGGCTCTCACGTCTGAAGGCTTTGTGGATATTGACGTGTCCACTCTAGAATCAGTATTGGCTAGAGAAACACTCAATTGCAAGGAGATAAATTTGTTCGAAGCTGCACTTGCATGGGCACATGCAGAGTGTGTAAGAAGAGAAATTGAGCCTACACCGACTAATAAGAGAGCTATGCTTGGAAGTGCCATATACCTGATTAGATTTCCTACAATGAGCCTTGAAGAATTTGCTAACAGTGCCGCACAACTCGGGATTTTGACGCCACAAGAGACCATAGACATATTCCTCCATTTTACTGCTTCCACTAAGCCACAACTATCTTATCCTGTCAAACAAAGAGCAGGACTTAAAGCACAG ATTTGCCATAGATTTCAATCCTGTGCGTATAGAAGCAACCAATGGAGATACCGAGGCCGCTGTGACTCCATTCAGTTTTGTGTAGACAAGAGGATATTTGTTGTTGGGTTCGGATTGTATGGATCTTCTAACGGCGCTGCGGACTATAATGTCAAAATAGAGTTGAAACGTCAAGGCAGTATTTTGGCTgaaaacaacacaaaattcTTCTCAGATGGGTCGAGTAACACTTTCCATGTGTACTTTGAGAACCCAATACAAATAGAACCTGAATATTTCTATACTGCCTCAGCTATATTGGATGGAAGTGAacttagttattttggacaagAGGGATTAAGTGAGGTGTACATGGGGACTGTAACTTTCCAGTTCCACTGCTCGTCAGAAAGCACCAATGGGACAGGAGTACAAGGAGGGCAGATTCCAGAACTTATTTACTACGGCCCTACTGTTAACACTGCAATGACAAACTCCAACTCGAGTGAAGACTGA
- the LOC106136260 gene encoding BTB/POZ domain-containing protein 6-B isoform X2 — translation MSNLCSRIVSKPPKRLPDNRDSKSMAQTNAWMNAENINNGGELSLSPPHTISQRETGTQVSQCYSGPPSPSGIVSATPSPISSPVPPPGTATLDPNWQATKPTVRERNAAMFNNQLMSDITFRVGSPDHIQVIPAHKYVLATASSVFYAMFYGGLAECKQEIEVPDVEPSAFLTLLKYLYCDEIQLEADTVLSTLYVAKKYIVPHLARACVTYLETSLTAKNACLLLSQSRLFEEPELMQRCWEVIDAQAEMALTSEGFVDIDVSTLESVLARETLNCKEINLFEAALAWAHAECVRREIEPTPTNKRAMLGSAIYLIRFPTMSLEEFANSAAQLGILTPQETIDIFLHFTASTKPQLSYPVKQRAGLKAQICHRFQSCAYRSNQWRYRGRCDSIQFCVDKRIFVVGFGLYGSSNGAADYNVKIELKRQGSILAENNTKFFSDGSSNTFHVYFENPIQIEPEYFYTASAILDGSELSYFGQEGLSEVYMGTVTFQFHCSSESTNGTGVQGGQIPELIYYGPTVNTAMTNSNSSED, via the exons atgTCGAATCTGTGCTCAAGAATTGTTTCGAAGCCACCTAAAAGACTGCCCGATAATAGGGACAGTAAGTCAATGGCGCAAACGAACGCTTGGATGAATG cggaaaacataaataatggcGGTGAGCTGTCTTTGTCCCCTCCGCACACGATATCCCAACGCGAGACAGGAACTCAGGTCTCTCAGTGTTATAGTGGCCCACCTTCCCCAAGCGGTATAGTGAGTGCCACCCCATCACCAATCTCATCACCTGTTCCGCCACCTGGCACCGCCACGCTAGACCCGAACTGGCAAGCCACAAAGCCCACAGTCAGAGAGCGGAATGCAGCTATGTTCAATAACCAACTTATGTCAGATATTACTTTTAGAGTTGGAAGTCCAG ATCACATTCAAGTTATACCGGCACACAAATATGTATTAGCTACGGCAAGTTCAGTATTCTATGCAATGTTTTACGGAGGGCTGGCAGAGTGCAAGCAAGAAATCGAAGTACCTGATGTGGAGCCATCAGCATTCCTAACACTTTTAAA GTATTTATACTGTGATGAAATACAACTAGAAGCAGATACAGTGCTGTCTACACTGTACGTCGCCAAGAAGTACATTGTGCCGCATTTAGCAAGAGCTTGTGTCACTTACTTAGAGACTAGTCTCACAGCGAAAAATGCATGTCTACTGTTAAGCCAATCACGGCTTTTTGAGGAACCTGAGTTGATGCAGAGATGTTGGGAAGTTATTGACGCCCAG GCTGAGATGGCTCTCACGTCTGAAGGCTTTGTGGATATTGACGTGTCCACTCTAGAATCAGTATTGGCTAGAGAAACACTCAATTGCAAGGAGATAAATTTGTTCGAAGCTGCACTTGCATGGGCACATGCAGAGTGTGTAAGAAGAGAAATTGAGCCTACACCGACTAATAAGAGAGCTATGCTTGGAAGTGCCATATACCTGATTAGATTTCCTACAATGAGCCTTGAAGAATTTGCTAACAGTGCCGCACAACTCGGGATTTTGACGCCACAAGAGACCATAGACATATTCCTCCATTTTACTGCTTCCACTAAGCCACAACTATCTTATCCTGTCAAACAAAGAGCAGGACTTAAAGCACAG ATTTGCCATAGATTTCAATCCTGTGCGTATAGAAGCAACCAATGGAGATACCGAGGCCGCTGTGACTCCATTCAGTTTTGTGTAGACAAGAGGATATTTGTTGTTGGGTTCGGATTGTATGGATCTTCTAACGGCGCTGCGGACTATAATGTCAAAATAGAGTTGAAACGTCAAGGCAGTATTTTGGCTgaaaacaacacaaaattcTTCTCAGATGGGTCGAGTAACACTTTCCATGTGTACTTTGAGAACCCAATACAAATAGAACCTGAATATTTCTATACTGCCTCAGCTATATTGGATGGAAGTGAacttagttattttggacaagAGGGATTAAGTGAGGTGTACATGGGGACTGTAACTTTCCAGTTCCACTGCTCGTCAGAAAGCACCAATGGGACAGGAGTACAAGGAGGGCAGATTCCAGAACTTATTTACTACGGCCCTACTGTTAACACTGCAATGACAAACTCCAACTCGAGTGAAGACTGA